The Carassius gibelio isolate Cgi1373 ecotype wild population from Czech Republic chromosome B22, carGib1.2-hapl.c, whole genome shotgun sequence genome window below encodes:
- the LOC127987563 gene encoding uncharacterized protein LOC127987563 encodes MALKSDSRLSVELSNWCKEAVVEESHAIMLMGVPATTDVACIEEAVETIKAVGRVRVRDSKKGQSPDTVLILCECREVIDPTRIPAELLRAEGEETWRVIVAPVDVPACGFSEKLAKFLHEEGKSITDLESLFYSASSNAGSPESIIRAVGDLLEKTKPSGDSNAYRRLRMFSGTIPTPSGEENLENWMEQARLMTAECECSEKEKRRRIMESLKGPALDIVKAVRFSSPEASASQYLEALENTFGTSESGEDLYFAFRLLRQFPRESLSDFLRRIEKSLTKVVQKGGLMSHMMDKARIEQLIRGAAFDSDLMLLQLRLRERKDHPPTFLELLNELKTAEENELARRRIGTSVKSINLKTDDNPELEVVKQLRAELQELKANMRDDSAKVPVASMKIDSREKLEKQRVDTHGESEVKELKKQIHKLNKQLEVMSISSTAKPVQTKTRLDYRAMPSRHNEKPMKSKEDFFCYRCGEDGHIATKCNAPENTGKVIQKLVRSLRRAKTEGSRSKEDPVASCGPDCFSKKGLTDVREKECVPMGLVGPVSTISVELNGCPCSALLDSGSQVTIVFEQWHAKYLPQIPIQPLTGLSIWGLSACNYPYKGYILVDVSFPESLIGVKETVPVLALVCPEPQGPQQVPVIIGTNASFFQRLISLGQESGVSDAAHSLRIQSTVSIPCVQHKKWKEEVTDSVEGIVTWMGPGSLTIPQKGEKYVQCKVELKEQMREDILLVEATDENLLPAGVFVPSSVLYSSDIDVDNFKLLVCNETAKDITIPPGTVMANVFHTDTVTVAQGDQTAVRKLNPNIFNFGNSPIPPNWEERLRKKLSARGNVFSISEWDVGKAKDVTHTIRLNDCTPFRERSRRIAPADIDDVRRHLKDLLAAGIIKESRSPYASPIVIARKKSGAIRMCIDYRTLNSRTVPDQYTTPRIEDALDCLSGSKWFSVLDLRSGYYQIEMAAEDKEKTAFICPLGFYQFERMPQGISGAPATFQRLMERAVGDMHLLQVIVYLDDLIVFGRTLEEHEERLMKVLDRLEEFGLKVSVDKCQFCQPAVKYVGHIVSADGITPDPEKVKAVNEWKIPHDLKSLRSFLGFCGFYRRFIKNYSKIVRPLTELTKGYAPVRSKHKVLPKGKYYQELEPFGERWTEECTEAFHTIIHCLTHTPVLAYADPSKQYILHVDASLQGLGAVLNQEYPEGLRPIAFASRKLSTAEQRYPIHQLEFLALKWAVVDKFHDYLYGTKFKVRTDNNPLTYVLSSAKLNATGHRWLAALATYDFSLQYKPGSQNTDADVLSRYPLDAGQTTEWIDIPRSGVKAICTRATSTYLSDESSDRLVDQLGVDSESIPDLYVCPIHLGTNHQSPLSNSDLRLAQEQDPIIGPVILDVEKGKLPNASKSSNVLETLLRQQGKKLAIRHQLLYRVTNNSFGKEKEQLVLPEKYRNEVLNSLHDESGHLGIERTTELCKDRFYWPHMTREVEKYVKNCGRCIARKTLPQKSAYLNHITSSGPMDLVCIDFLSIEPDSKGVANVLVVTDHFTRYAQAYPARDQKALTVAKILVEKFFVHYGLPARIHSDQGRDFESRLIKELLGILGIRKTRTSPYHPQGDPQPERFNRTLLSMLGTLDAAKKERWSQSVSQLVHVYNCTKSEVTGYSPYYLMFGREARLPIDVHFGNPVDGKGGANYQKYVERMKEDLRHAYKLSLQNAQKTQQRNKRLYDQRVKFRVLEKGDCVLVKNLATTGKQKLQDRWNSVPYLVLEKLQNLPVYRVKPKAGTGGVRTLHRDHLLPIGEEVRINLPAEREEVPRHMVTRSKTVKRTQKKTIRPEVDPESCKCVDITSDSDDGSHCAYYPVEQTVDLGTLSFPSYEREKVKSPARSQKDPAQVEVTGGDLPPDDVVESVSAQMLENLGDSVSDNEINESVNVTREEEQRRVGNRPRRMIKPVQKLSYDALGKSTDRPLTIVYRGMVVKIQESSKVKGTCNTLWCHPMATCEHCVNVHPNLKSEVMLQL; translated from the coding sequence GAACAGGCCAGATTAATGACCGCCGAATGTGAGTGTTCAGAAAAAGAAAAGCGACGACGGATAATGGAGAGTTTGAAAGGCCCTGCTCTTGACATTGTGAAGGCGGTAAGGTTTTCAAGTCCTGAGGCTAGTGCTTCACAGTACCTTGAGGCTCTAGAAAATACCTTTGGAACCTCTGAATCAGGGGAAGACCTTTACTTTGCTTTCAGGTTACTGAGACAATTCCCTAGAGAATCTCTGTCTGACTTCCTGAGACGAATAGAGAAATCGTTGACAAAGGTGGTTCAAAAAGGCGGGTTGATGTCTCACATGATGGATAAGGCAAGGATTGAACAGCTAATCAGAGGTGCTGCTTTCGATTCAGACCTGATGTTATTACAGCTGAGGCTACGAGAACGGAAAGACCACCCTCCGACTTTCTTGGAGTTATTGAATGAGTTAAAGACAGCTGAAGAGAATGAACTTGCACGTCGTAGAATCGGAACGTCAGTGAAATCAATAAATCTGAAAACCGATGATAATCCGGAATTGGAAGTAGTAAAGCAACTCCGAGCTGAACTTCAGGAGCTAAAAGCCAATATGAGAGATGATTCAGCCAAAGTTCCTGTTGCATCCATGAAGATAGATTCTAGAGAAAAACTTGAAAAGCAAAGAGTAGATACTCATGGAGAGTCTGAAGTGAAAGAGTTAAAGAAACAAATTCACAAGTTAAATAAACAATTGGAGGTGATGAGTATCAGTTCAACTGCTAAGCCTGTTCAAACTAAAACTAGGCTGGACTACAGAGCAATGCCTTCACGACACAATGAGAAACCAATGAAGTCTAAGGAGGATTTCTTCTGTTACCGTTGCGGGGAAGATGGACATATAGCCACTAAGTGTAACGCACCAGAGAATACTGGCAAAGTTATACAAAAGCTGGTGAGATCCCTCAGAAGGGCTAAAACTGAAGGGAGCAGATCAAAGGAAGATCCTGTTGCTTCTTGTGGTCCAGATTGTTTCTCCAAGAAGGGACTAACTGATGTCAGAGAGAAGGAATGTGTGCCTATGGGTCTAGTGGGACCAGTCTCAACCATTTCAGTAGAATTGAATGGATGTCCATGCAGTGCTTTACTTGACAGTGGTTCTCAAGTTACCATTGTTTTTGAACAGTGGCATGCCAAGTACTTACCACAGATTCCCATTCAACCTTTGACTGGATTGTCTATCTGGGGACTAAGTGCCTGTAACTATCCATATAAGGGATACATTCTAGTGGATGTGTCATTTCCTGAGTCACTTATTGGAGTGAAAGAAACAGTACCTGTCTTAGCATTGGTGTGTCCAGAACCACAAGGTCCTCAACAAGTTCCTGTAATCATTGGAACCAATGCAAGTTTTTTCCAAAGACTGATTTCACTTGGCCAGGAGTCAGGAGTATCGGATGCTGCACATTCTCTAAGGATTCAGTCAACTGTTTCAATACCTTGTGTCCAGCATAAGAAATGGAAAGAGGAAGTGACTGACTCAGTTGAAGGGATTGTTACATGGATGGGACCTGGATCCCTAACAATACCTCAGAAGGGTGAAAAGTATGTGCAGTGTAAAGTTGAACTCAAGGAACAGATGAGAGAAGATATTCTCCTAGTAGAAGCCACGGATGAGAACTTATTACCTGCTGGAGTATTTGTCCCATCATCCGTCCTGTATTCATCTGATATAGACGTGGATAACTTCAAATTGCTTGTGTGCAATGAGACTGCGAAAGATATAACAATTCCTCCAGGGACTGTGATGGCAAATGTTTTCCATACCGACACTGTTACGGTCGCGCAGGGAGATCAGACCGCTGTCAGGAAGCTAAATCCGAATATCTTTAACTTTGGCAATTCTCCAATACCACCTAATTGGGAGGAAAGATTAAGAAAAAAGTTGTCAGCGCGAGGAAACGTGTTTTCTATATCAGAATGGGATGTGGGAAAAGCAAAAGATGTGACTCATACTATCAGGCTGAATGATTGCACGCCTTTCAGGGAGAGATCTAGGCGTATTGCCCCAGCAGACATCGATGATGTGCGCCGTCATCTGAAGGATTTGCTGGCTGCCGGTATAATAAAGGAATCAAGGAGTCCCTATGCGTCACCTATAGTCATAGCTCGTAAGAAGAGTGGTGCTATTAGAATGTGCATTGATTATAGAACTCTGAATTCCAGAACCGTACCGGATCAATATACAACTCCCAGGATAGAGGACGCTCTGGATTGTTTGTCGGGGAGCAAGTGGTTTTCCGTCCTGGACTTAAGGAGTGGTTACTATCAAATTGAAATGGCTGCTGAAGATAAGGAAAAGACGGCATTCATTTGTCCTCTTGGATTCTACCAATTCGAGCGGATGCCGCAAGGGATATCTGGAGCTCCAGCAACGTTCCAACGACTGATGGAGAGGGCAGTTGGAGATATGCACTTGCTACAAGTTATAGTGTATCTAGATGATCTAATTGTTTTCGGAAGAACACTAGAGGAGCATGAAGAGAGGTTGATGAAAGTGCTGGATCGATTGGAAGAGTTCGGGCTCAAAGTGTCTGTTGATAAATGTCAATTTTGCCAGCCGGCTGTAAAATATGTTGGGCATATTGTGTCTGCCGATGGCATAACCCCAGACCCGGAAAAGGTGAAGGCTGTAAATGAATGGAAGATACCTCATGATCTAAAGTCACTGAGATCGTTTCTTGGATTCTGTGGATTCTATCGGAGATTCATTAAGAATTACTCCAAGATAGTACGGCCATTAACGGAACTGACCAAAGGGTATGCCCCAGTGAGGAGTAAACATAAAGTATTACCTAAAGGTAAATATTACCAAGAGCTGGAACCCTTTGGAGAGCGGTGGACTGAGGAGTGTACAGAAGCCTTCCATACCATTATCCATTGTCTTACTCATACACCAGTACTAGCCTACGCAGATCCATCTAAGCAGTACATATTGCACGTGGATGCCAGCTTACAAGGTCTGGGTGCCGTGTTAAATCAGGAGTACCCTGAGGGGTTGAGACCAATTGCATTCGCCAGTAGGAAGTTGAGTACAGCTGAGCAACGATATCCCATTCATCAGTTGGAGTTCCTGGCTCTGAAATGGGCTGTcgttgacaaattccatgactacCTGTATGGAACAAAATTCAAAGTAAGGACGGACAACAACCCCCTTACATATGTTCTATCAAGTGCAAAGCTCAATGCTACTGGACATAGGTGGTTGGCTGCCTTAGCCACTTATGATTTCAGCCTCCAGTATAAACCTGGTAGTCAGAATACAGATGCCGATGTACTGTCGCGTTATCCTTTGGATGCTGGTCAGACCACAGAATGGATAGATATTCCTAGATCAGGAGTAAAAGCTATCTGTACACGTGCTACTAGTACTTACCTGTCTGATGAGTCGAGTGACAGATTGGTAGACCAGCTGGGGGTCGATTCTGAAAGTATTCCTGATTTGTATGTTTGCCCAATACACTTGGGTACGAACCATCAATCTCCATTGTCTAACTCAGATTTGAGGTTAGCGCAAGAACAAGATCCCATCATTGGTCCAGTGATCCTAGATGTGGAGAAAGGGAAACTTCCCAATGCTTCAAAGAGTTCTAATGTTTTGGAGACATTATTGAGGCAACAGGGTAAGAAGTTGGCCATTCGTCATCAGCTCTTGTACAGAGTAACAAACAACTCTTTTGGGAAAGAGAAAGAGCAGTTAGTCTTGCCGGAAAAATACCGAAATGAGGTCTTGAATTCTCTTCACGATGAGTCAGGTCACCTAGGGATTGAGCGAACCACTGAATTGTGTAAAGACAGATTCTATTGGCCACATATGACTAGGGAAGTGGAGAAATATGTGAAGAATTGTGGAAGATGTATAGCGAGGAAAACTCTGCCACAAAAATCAGCCTACCTGAATCATATTACAAGTAGTGGGCCAATGGACCTTGTTTGCATTGACTTCCTGTCAATTGAACCAGATTCAAAGGGAGTTGCCAATGTACTTGTAGTGACCGACCACTTTACCCGTTATGCGCAAGCATATCCTGCAAGAGATCAGAAGGCGTTAACGGTTGCAAAAATCTTAGTAGAGAAGTTCTTTGTACATTACGGTTTGCCTGCCAGAATTCATTCTGACCAGGGCCGTGATTTTGAGAGCAGACTAATCAAGGAGTTACTTGGAATCCTGGGGATCCGAAAGACGAGAACGTCACCCTACCATCCTCAAGGAGATCCCCAACCAGAGCGCTTCAACCGCACTCTTCTATCCATGTTGGGTACGCTGGATGCTGCCAAGAAAGAAAGGTGGAGCCAAAGTGTGAGTCAGTTAGTACATGTATATAACTGTACTAAAAGTGAAGTAACGGGATATTCTCCTTACTATCTAATGTTTGGAAGAGAAGCTCGTCTACCGATAGATGTGCACTTTGGAAATCCTGTGGATGGAAAGGGGGGAGCAAATTATCAAAAATATGTGGAGAGGATGAAAGAGGATTTAAGACACGCATATAAGTTATCTTTGCAAAATGCGCAGAAGACACAGCAGAGGAACAAAAGACTCTATGATCAGAGAGTGAAGTTCAGAGTGCTTGAAAAAGGAGATTGTGTGCTGGTCAAGAATCTTGCAACGACTGGGAAACAAAAGTTACAAGATCGATGGAACTCCGTACCTTACCTTGTCCTGGAGAAGTTGCAAAATCTGCCTGTGTACAGGGTGAAGCCAAAAGCAGGAACTGGAGGTGTGAGAACTTTGCACCGGGATCACTTGTTGCCAATTGGAGAAGAAGTGAGGATAAACTTACCTGCTGAAAGGGAAGAAGTTCCACGTCACATGGTGACCAGATCCAAAACTGTGAAAAggacacagaaaaaaacaataagacCTGAAGTGGACCCAGAAAGTTGTAAATGTGTGGACATAACTTCTGACAGTGACGACGGTAGTCATTGTGCATATTACCCAGTTGAACAAACAGTGGATCTTGGAACACTATCTTTTCCATCCTATGAGAGGGAGAAAGTGAAGAGCCCTGCTAGGTCTCAAAAGGATCCTGCTCAGGTGGAAGTGACTGGAGGAGATTTGCCACCTGATGATGTTGTGGAGAGCGTTTCAGCCCAGATGCTGGAGAACTTGGGAGATTCGGTTTCTGATAACGAAATTAATGAATCAGTGAATGTTACAAGAGAAGAAGAACAGAGAAGAGTTGGAAATCGTCCAAGGAGGATGATAAAACCAGTGCAGAAACTAAGTTATGATGCACTTGGGAAATCTACTGATAGACCCTTAACAATCGTATATAGGGGTATGGTAGTGAAAATTCAAGAGTCTTCTAAGGTGAAGGGTACTTGCAATACATTGTGGTGTCACCCAATGGCCACATGTGAACATTGTGTTAATGTGCATCCAAACCTGAAATCTGAAGTTATGCTACAGTTGTAG